In one window of Arachis ipaensis cultivar K30076 chromosome B06, Araip1.1, whole genome shotgun sequence DNA:
- the LOC110263680 gene encoding uncharacterized protein LOC110263680, translated as MHERLIDIIDKPAVTAPVPKEDGSIDNEATKAYEKYLKNCLTAKCIILASMGSDIQRQHQDMDPPTIIEHLKKMYGAQSKTARYQLSKILFRSTLDVDSPVGPHVPKMIDLIEQLEKLGCKLGKELS; from the coding sequence ATGCATGAAAGGCTAATTGATATAATCGATAAGCCTGCTGTAACGGCCCCAGTTCCTAAAGAGGATGGAAGTATTGATAATGAGGCAACCAAGGCTTATGAGAAGTACTTGAAAAATTGTCTTACTGCCAAATGCATCATTCTGGCATCCATGGGTTCTGATATTCAAAGGCAACATCAGGATATGGATCCACCAACTATTATTGAACATCTTAAGAAGATGTATGGTGCACAAAGTAAGACGGCCCGATATCAATTGTCcaaaattttgtttagatctacACTTGATGTGGACTCTCCTGTTGGACCCCATGTTCCTAAGATGATTGATCTTATTGAACAACTTGAGAAGTTGGGATGCAAATTGGGCAAAGAACTTTCATAA